Proteins from a genomic interval of Chroococcidiopsis thermalis PCC 7203:
- a CDS encoding O-antigen ligase family protein, with the protein MTQLYRPKSTIATTVSASDRQLFFWGWMRWEALTAGERFVCAFIILIPVLWVVGIYKYMTSLLIVCIAVYEWWKHGEIRLKPPITAVVAVFIFCIYRIAQMLINFDAPNKGSISGLLITWFSYALLLWYIQSNNVRLRLEPIAWACTVSIVQMLGFWLLLQYVLPISLFQPPSIPNLFGLVTGKAAGENLLAPYQGDISGYYRPSLFFVSAQLFALIVGCIGLIALEIKNRIWSLLLLLGSVFLIVISLSRGIWIAFPIAIWFRYLFSAYSQPRNRLILFAVMAIASFTILSIAPFTHFLVSSYTDITAHVSQFRAASTEWRAEIYRQTWEAFLEEPIWGQIGKGQPVSMAGGEANVVGSHSVILGNLLYGNGLVGTGIFAVFWISLFAWLYKTRSGRPLTVFCVMIMFTLAAATLGAMWFSPFPALALLLCIAIRQPKLKPAGEVRSWLSS; encoded by the coding sequence ATGACTCAGCTGTACAGACCTAAATCCACGATCGCGACAACGGTATCAGCATCAGATCGCCAGCTGTTTTTCTGGGGCTGGATGCGCTGGGAAGCTTTAACAGCAGGAGAACGTTTTGTCTGTGCCTTTATCATTCTCATACCAGTGCTGTGGGTAGTAGGCATTTACAAGTACATGACATCTCTCCTGATCGTATGCATTGCTGTTTATGAATGGTGGAAGCATGGAGAAATACGTCTCAAGCCCCCGATTACGGCAGTCGTTGCCGTGTTTATCTTCTGCATCTATCGAATAGCCCAAATGCTGATCAATTTTGATGCTCCCAACAAAGGCAGCATATCTGGTCTCCTGATTACATGGTTTAGCTACGCATTGCTGCTGTGGTACATTCAAAGCAATAACGTGAGATTGCGCTTAGAACCGATCGCCTGGGCTTGTACGGTCAGCATAGTGCAAATGCTTGGGTTTTGGTTGTTGCTGCAATATGTCTTGCCAATCAGCCTTTTCCAGCCTCCTAGCATACCTAACTTGTTTGGATTGGTTACGGGTAAAGCAGCAGGAGAAAACCTCTTAGCTCCCTATCAGGGCGATATATCGGGGTACTACCGTCCGAGCTTATTTTTTGTCTCCGCACAACTTTTTGCTTTGATTGTAGGATGTATTGGCTTAATTGCCTTGGAAATCAAAAATCGGATTTGGTCGCTGCTGTTACTTTTAGGCAGTGTTTTCCTCATCGTTATCAGTCTGAGTCGGGGTATATGGATAGCTTTTCCGATCGCTATTTGGTTTCGCTACCTCTTTAGCGCCTACAGTCAACCTCGAAATCGTCTCATCTTGTTTGCAGTGATGGCTATAGCCAGTTTCACTATATTATCAATTGCGCCATTCACGCACTTTTTAGTCAGTAGCTATACAGACATCACCGCCCACGTTTCTCAGTTTCGGGCAGCATCCACTGAATGGCGTGCCGAGATTTACAGACAGACTTGGGAGGCATTTCTAGAAGAGCCGATCTGGGGTCAAATCGGCAAGGGGCAACCCGTCAGTATGGCTGGCGGCGAGGCAAACGTCGTCGGCTCCCACAGCGTCATTTTAGGTAACCTGTTGTATGGCAACGGCTTAGTCGGTACGGGAATTTTTGCAGTTTTCTGGATATCTTTGTTTGCGTGGTTGTACAAGACCCGCTCGGGAAGACCTCTAACAGTTTTTTGCGTGATGATCATGTTTACCCTTGCCGCTGCTACGTTAGGAGCAATGTGGTTTTCACCTTTTCCAGCGCTGGCTCTGTTGCTATGCATTGCCATCCGGCAACCTAAACTCAAACCTGCTGGAGAGGTGCGATCGTGGCTAAGCTCTTAG